The following are from one region of the Georgenia sp. M64 genome:
- a CDS encoding glycosyltransferase family 4 protein — MRIGIVCPFSFDAPGGVQFHVRDLAEELTTRGHEVSVLAPADEGTEVPDYVVPAGGSIPIPYNGSVARVTFGPVAGAKLRRWVQQGDFDLLHLHEPMNPSLSMLALWVADGPVVGTFHSSMERSRALQAVSPVVGPMLEKLTARIAVSEEARRTLVQHLGGDAVVVPNGVYVDRFAGAPTDPRWTGTDDRPTVAFLGRLDEPRKGLPVLAAAVPAVLARVPGARFLVAGRGDAEDERALLATTGDSVEFLGGVSDAEKAALFASVDAYVAPQTGGESFGIVLVEAMSAGTLVVASDIPAFQAVLDGGAHGRLFRRGDADSLARVLVDVLTDRPAARELAARGAVAARRYDWSTVTDQILAVYEMAMSTTHARVREDPRSRTMFARLRAATTGGEDAWV; from the coding sequence ATGCGCATCGGCATCGTCTGCCCGTTCTCCTTCGACGCCCCCGGGGGCGTGCAGTTCCACGTCCGCGACCTCGCGGAGGAGCTCACCACGCGCGGCCACGAGGTCAGCGTCCTGGCACCGGCCGACGAGGGCACCGAGGTCCCGGACTACGTCGTCCCCGCCGGCGGCTCGATCCCCATCCCGTACAACGGCTCCGTCGCGCGGGTGACGTTCGGGCCCGTGGCGGGTGCGAAGCTGCGGCGCTGGGTGCAGCAGGGCGACTTCGACCTGCTGCACCTCCACGAGCCGATGAACCCCTCCCTGAGCATGCTCGCGCTGTGGGTGGCCGACGGCCCGGTCGTGGGCACGTTCCACAGCTCCATGGAGCGTTCGCGCGCGCTGCAGGCGGTCTCGCCGGTCGTGGGCCCCATGCTCGAGAAGCTCACCGCCCGCATCGCCGTGTCGGAGGAGGCTCGCCGCACCCTCGTCCAGCACCTGGGCGGGGACGCCGTCGTCGTTCCCAACGGGGTCTACGTCGACCGGTTCGCCGGCGCACCGACCGACCCGCGCTGGACCGGCACCGACGACCGTCCGACCGTGGCGTTCCTCGGCCGCCTCGACGAGCCGCGCAAGGGCCTGCCGGTGCTCGCCGCCGCGGTCCCGGCCGTGCTGGCCCGGGTGCCGGGTGCCCGGTTCCTCGTCGCCGGCCGCGGCGACGCCGAGGACGAGCGGGCCCTGCTCGCCACCACGGGGGACTCCGTGGAGTTCCTCGGCGGTGTGAGCGACGCCGAGAAGGCGGCCCTGTTCGCCTCGGTCGACGCGTACGTCGCACCGCAGACCGGCGGGGAGAGCTTCGGCATCGTCCTGGTCGAGGCGATGAGCGCCGGGACGCTCGTCGTCGCCTCCGACATCCCGGCGTTCCAGGCCGTCCTCGACGGCGGGGCGCACGGGCGCCTCTTCCGCCGCGGCGACGCCGACAGCCTCGCCCGCGTCCTCGTCGACGTCCTCACCGACCGGCCGGCCGCACGGGAGCTGGCGGCCCGCGGGGCCGTCGCCGCCCGCCGGTACGACTGGTCCACGGTCACCGACCAGATCCTCGCCGTGTACGAGATGGCGATGTCCACCACGCACGCCCGCGTCCGGGAGGACCCGCGCTCGCGAACGATGTTCGCCCGCCTGCGGGCCGCCACGACGGGCGGTGAGGACGCGTGGGTGTGA
- a CDS encoding phosphatidylinositol mannoside acyltransferase, which produces MRLDVVRLFALADAGVRALPEPVARAAFDLVALGAWAARVGGVRQLERNLARVRPGQGRVGLLRLSLAGMRAYMRYYCESFRLPALGPDDLAARVRATGDGAVRQALTTGSAVLALGHTGNWDLAGAWATKFLGPVVTVAEHLEPEEIFQGFLEFRTSLGMTIIPLEKDGSTFRELLRHTRGSASVVPLLADRDLSRTGVDVDLLGHRARFAPGPAALALATGRPLFVATIRHERLRGARRRAAGTGWGIAIDFVEVWPGSAPGAPRPSVAELTQRWVDAVASGIAAHPDQWHMLQKVFLADLDPDRLARQAAPRPTHEGDTPTAVERGHETPADGGSAAGRR; this is translated from the coding sequence ATGAGGCTCGACGTCGTCCGGCTGTTCGCCCTCGCCGACGCCGGTGTCCGGGCCCTGCCGGAGCCGGTCGCCCGCGCCGCGTTCGACCTCGTGGCGCTCGGCGCCTGGGCGGCGCGCGTGGGTGGGGTCCGTCAGCTCGAGCGCAACCTGGCCCGCGTCCGCCCCGGCCAGGGGCGTGTCGGGCTGCTGCGCCTGTCCCTGGCGGGCATGCGGGCGTACATGCGGTACTACTGCGAATCGTTCCGGCTCCCCGCCCTGGGACCGGACGACCTCGCGGCGCGGGTGCGCGCCACCGGGGACGGCGCGGTCCGGCAGGCCCTCACCACCGGCTCGGCCGTCCTGGCGCTGGGCCACACCGGGAACTGGGACCTCGCGGGGGCGTGGGCGACGAAGTTCCTCGGGCCGGTCGTCACCGTGGCCGAGCACCTCGAGCCGGAGGAGATCTTCCAGGGCTTCCTCGAGTTCCGGACCTCCCTGGGGATGACGATCATCCCGCTGGAGAAGGACGGCTCGACCTTCCGTGAGCTGCTCCGCCACACGCGGGGCTCCGCCAGCGTCGTCCCGCTCCTGGCGGACCGCGACCTCTCCCGGACCGGGGTCGACGTCGACCTCCTCGGGCACCGCGCCCGGTTCGCGCCGGGTCCGGCCGCCCTCGCACTGGCCACCGGGCGTCCGCTGTTCGTGGCGACGATCCGTCACGAGCGGCTCCGGGGCGCCCGCCGCCGGGCGGCCGGGACCGGGTGGGGCATCGCCATCGACTTCGTCGAGGTCTGGCCGGGCTCGGCCCCCGGCGCGCCCCGGCCGTCCGTGGCGGAGCTGACCCAGCGCTGGGTGGACGCGGTCGCGTCCGGCATCGCCGCGCACCCCGACCAGTGGCACATGCTCCAGAAGGTCTTCCTCGCCGACCTCGACCCCGACCGGCTCGCGCGCCAGGCGGCTCCCCGGCCGACGCACGAGGGCGACACACCTACCGCGGTCGAGCGCGGTCACGAGACACCCGCGGACGGCGGATCAGCGGCAGGCCGGCGTTGA
- a CDS encoding CDP-alcohol phosphatidyltransferase family protein, which yields MVLSRNGRGFATAVFGPAARGLVRLGISPDVVTVGGTVLSTTVALTFLPSGRLTSGALLLGALVLADNLDGQMARLLNRASRWGAFLDSTMDRIADAAIFSGVLLWSLTHLEGPVRTWTAGFALAALVLGSVVPYAKARAEGLGMTADVGLAERADRLLVVLVATLLVGLGLPAGVMTGALALLAVASAVTVVQRMRTVYLQAVGPNRGVA from the coding sequence ATGGTGCTCTCGCGAAACGGGCGCGGCTTCGCCACCGCCGTCTTCGGCCCTGCGGCCCGCGGCCTCGTCCGGCTCGGGATCAGTCCCGACGTCGTCACCGTCGGCGGGACGGTCCTGTCCACCACCGTGGCGCTGACCTTCCTCCCGTCGGGGCGGCTGACCTCGGGCGCCCTGCTGCTCGGCGCGCTGGTGCTGGCCGACAACCTCGACGGCCAGATGGCCCGCCTGCTGAACCGGGCGAGCCGCTGGGGCGCGTTCCTCGACTCCACGATGGACCGCATCGCCGACGCCGCGATCTTCTCCGGCGTCCTGCTGTGGTCCCTGACCCACCTCGAGGGCCCGGTGCGGACGTGGACGGCCGGGTTCGCCCTCGCCGCGCTCGTCCTCGGCTCCGTGGTGCCCTACGCCAAGGCGCGGGCCGAGGGCCTGGGCATGACCGCCGACGTCGGCCTCGCCGAGCGCGCGGACCGTCTCCTCGTCGTCCTGGTGGCCACCCTGCTCGTCGGGCTCGGGCTCCCCGCGGGCGTCATGACCGGCGCGCTGGCGCTGCTCGCGGTCGCCAGCGCCGTCACCGTGGTCCAGCGCATGCGCACCGTCTACCTCCAGGCCGTGGGCCCGAACCGGGGCGTGGCATGA
- a CDS encoding HIT domain-containing protein, with protein MTGAEPATDHAGVPDAFARLWTPHRMVYVGGQDKPDDDGEAACPFCTAPGRDDAESLIVHRGVTGYVILNLYPYNPGHLLVCPYRHVADLTELTDAERDEVGALTAAAMSVLREVSAPHGFNLGMNQGPAAGAGIAAHLHQHVVPRWGGDANFFPIIAGTKALPQVLGETRDLIAAAWSVAR; from the coding sequence GTGACCGGCGCCGAGCCCGCGACCGACCACGCCGGCGTGCCGGACGCCTTCGCGCGCCTCTGGACGCCCCACCGGATGGTCTACGTCGGTGGCCAGGACAAGCCGGACGACGACGGCGAGGCGGCCTGCCCGTTCTGCACGGCACCCGGCCGCGACGACGCGGAGTCCCTCATCGTCCACCGCGGCGTGACGGGCTACGTCATCCTCAACCTCTACCCCTACAACCCCGGCCACCTCCTGGTGTGCCCGTACCGTCACGTCGCGGACCTCACCGAGCTCACCGACGCCGAGCGGGACGAGGTGGGGGCGCTGACCGCCGCGGCGATGAGCGTCCTGCGGGAGGTCTCGGCCCCCCACGGGTTCAACCTGGGGATGAACCAGGGACCCGCCGCCGGTGCCGGGATCGCCGCGCACCTGCACCAGCACGTCGTGCCGCGCTGGGGCGGGGACGCCAACTTCTTCCCGATCATCGCCGGCACCAAGGCCCTGCCGCAGGTCCTCGGCGAGACTCGGGACCTCATCGCTGCCGCATGGTCGGTGGCGCGCTGA
- the thrS gene encoding threonine--tRNA ligase produces the protein MGTDHPLTIDGTPRTVTGGTTGTELFADRRDVVALRVDGDLKDLDTELAGLPAGAVVESVTIGSPDGLAILRHSAAHVLAQAVQQVNPDARLGIGPPITDGFYYDFDVEVPFTPELLKDLEKQMNRIVREGQTFRRRVVTEAEARAELADEPYKLELIGLKGPAGAGEVAEGASVEVGGGELTIYDNVRRGGEVAWRDLCRGPHLPSTRLIGNGFALMRSAAAYWRGSEKNPQLQRVYGTAWPSKDELKAYTDRLAEAERRDHRRLGSEMDLFSFPDEIGSGLAVFHPRGGIVRMTMEEYSRRRHVEEGYSFVNTPHITKGHLFEVSGHLDWYREGMYPPMHMDEERDADGTVRKQGQDYYLKPMNCPMHNLVFRSRGRSYRELPLRLFEFGTVYRNEKSGVVHGLTRARGFTQDDAHIYCTREQMKDELTTTLNFVLGLLKDYGLDDFYLELSTRDPEKSVGSAQVWEEATATLAEVGEASGLELVPDPGGAAFYGPKISVQARDAIGRTWQMSTIQLDFNLPELFELEYTAADGSRQRPVMIHRALFGSIERFFAVLLEHYAGAFPAWLAPVQVVGVPVADVFDDYLRDVLDQLRARGVRTELDASDDRFGKKIRNAAKEKVPFVLIAGGEDVEAGAVSFRYRDGTQRNGVPVAEAIEEILAAIASREQV, from the coding sequence GTGGGCACCGACCACCCCTTGACCATCGACGGCACCCCGCGGACGGTCACCGGTGGCACCACGGGCACCGAGCTGTTCGCCGACCGGCGCGACGTCGTCGCCCTCCGGGTCGACGGCGACCTCAAGGACCTCGACACCGAGCTCGCCGGGCTGCCGGCCGGCGCCGTCGTGGAGTCCGTGACGATCGGCAGCCCGGACGGCCTGGCCATCCTGCGGCACTCCGCCGCCCACGTCCTCGCCCAGGCGGTCCAGCAGGTCAACCCCGACGCCCGGCTGGGGATCGGACCGCCGATCACCGACGGCTTCTACTACGACTTCGACGTCGAGGTGCCCTTCACGCCCGAGCTCCTCAAGGACCTCGAGAAGCAGATGAACCGGATCGTGCGCGAGGGCCAGACCTTCCGGCGGCGGGTCGTCACCGAGGCGGAGGCGCGCGCCGAGCTCGCCGACGAGCCCTACAAGCTCGAGCTCATCGGGCTCAAGGGGCCGGCCGGCGCCGGCGAGGTCGCCGAGGGCGCCTCGGTGGAGGTCGGCGGTGGCGAGCTGACGATCTACGACAACGTCCGGCGTGGGGGAGAGGTGGCGTGGAGGGACCTGTGCCGCGGACCGCACCTGCCCTCGACCAGGCTCATCGGCAACGGCTTCGCGCTCATGCGCTCGGCGGCGGCCTACTGGCGCGGCAGTGAGAAGAACCCCCAGCTCCAGCGCGTCTACGGCACCGCGTGGCCGTCCAAGGACGAGCTCAAGGCCTACACCGACCGCCTCGCCGAGGCCGAGCGGCGTGACCACCGCCGGCTCGGCTCGGAGATGGACCTGTTCTCCTTCCCGGACGAGATCGGCTCCGGTCTGGCGGTGTTCCACCCTCGCGGCGGCATCGTGCGCATGACCATGGAGGAGTACTCCCGCCGCCGGCACGTCGAGGAGGGCTACTCCTTCGTCAACACCCCGCACATCACCAAGGGCCACCTGTTCGAGGTCTCCGGCCACCTGGACTGGTACCGCGAGGGCATGTACCCGCCCATGCACATGGACGAGGAGCGCGACGCCGACGGCACCGTGCGCAAGCAGGGGCAGGACTACTACCTCAAGCCCATGAACTGCCCCATGCACAACCTCGTCTTCCGCTCCCGGGGGCGTTCGTACCGCGAGTTGCCGCTGCGCCTTTTCGAGTTCGGCACCGTCTACCGCAACGAGAAGTCGGGCGTCGTGCACGGCCTCACCCGAGCCCGCGGCTTCACCCAGGACGACGCCCACATCTACTGCACGCGCGAGCAGATGAAGGACGAGCTCACCACCACCTTGAACTTCGTCCTCGGTCTGCTCAAGGACTACGGCCTGGACGACTTCTACCTCGAGCTCTCCACCCGGGACCCGGAGAAGTCCGTGGGGTCGGCGCAGGTGTGGGAGGAGGCCACCGCCACCCTCGCCGAGGTCGGCGAGGCCTCCGGTCTCGAGCTGGTGCCCGACCCGGGCGGGGCCGCGTTCTACGGGCCGAAGATCTCGGTCCAGGCGCGCGACGCCATCGGGCGGACCTGGCAGATGTCGACCATCCAGCTCGACTTCAACCTCCCCGAGCTGTTCGAGCTCGAGTACACCGCGGCCGACGGCTCGCGGCAGCGCCCGGTGATGATCCACCGCGCCCTGTTCGGCTCGATCGAGCGGTTCTTCGCGGTGCTGCTCGAGCACTACGCCGGTGCGTTCCCGGCGTGGCTCGCGCCGGTCCAGGTCGTGGGCGTGCCCGTCGCCGACGTCTTCGACGACTACCTCCGCGACGTCCTGGACCAGCTGCGAGCCCGCGGTGTGCGCACCGAGCTCGACGCCTCCGACGACCGGTTCGGCAAGAAGATCCGCAACGCTGCCAAGGAGAAGGTGCCGTTCGTCCTCATCGCCGGCGGCGAGGACGTCGAGGCGGGTGCGGTGTCCTTCCGCTACCGCGACGGCACCCAGCGCAACGGCGTCCCCGTGGCCGAGGCGATCGAGGAGATCCTCGCCGCCATCGCCAGCCGGGAGCAGGTGTGA
- a CDS encoding serine esterase → MTDTGAVQVPPVVAPAGSTDPAAPLVVLLHGRGSSEADIIGLARHLPTGAAYAAVRAPIPSGAGFAWFANRGIGRPVEESLTQTMSWFGAWLDGVAPPGRPVVLVGFSGGAAFAGGLVLSRPDRFAGAAILYGTLPFDAGVPVTPARLAGVPVLVAQGDTDTVIPRELLDRTWTYLVEESGARTVARRDPGGHGLTVETVAELHRWLSELSAGPRPADDVAGPPRS, encoded by the coding sequence ATGACGGACACCGGCGCCGTCCAGGTGCCGCCCGTGGTGGCACCAGCCGGGTCGACGGACCCCGCGGCGCCCCTGGTGGTGCTGCTGCACGGACGCGGCTCCTCCGAGGCCGACATCATCGGCCTGGCCCGCCACCTGCCGACGGGTGCGGCCTACGCCGCCGTCCGGGCGCCCATCCCCTCCGGGGCCGGGTTCGCCTGGTTCGCGAACCGGGGCATCGGCCGGCCGGTCGAGGAGTCGCTGACGCAGACGATGTCCTGGTTCGGCGCCTGGCTCGACGGCGTCGCCCCGCCCGGCCGCCCCGTGGTCCTCGTGGGCTTCAGCGGTGGCGCCGCCTTCGCCGGCGGGCTGGTGCTGAGCCGGCCGGACCGGTTCGCCGGCGCCGCGATCCTCTACGGCACGCTGCCCTTCGACGCCGGTGTCCCCGTCACGCCTGCCCGACTCGCGGGCGTGCCGGTGCTCGTGGCCCAGGGCGACACCGACACGGTGATCCCGCGCGAGCTGCTGGACCGGACCTGGACCTACCTGGTGGAGGAGTCCGGTGCCCGCACCGTCGCCAGGCGGGACCCGGGTGGGCACGGGCTCACCGTGGAGACCGTCGCGGAGCTTCACCGCTGGCTCTCGGAGCTGTCGGCCGGCCCCCGACCGGCCGACGACGTCGCGGGACCGCCGCGCTCGTAG
- a CDS encoding aldo/keto reductase → MHARALGQGLRVSAIGLGAMGMSQSYGPNPGSRADMIAVLRGAVERGVTFVDTAEVYGPYANEELVGEALEPVRDQVVIATKFGWHIEDGRPNGLDSRPEQIRRVADASLRRLRTDTIDLSYQHRVDPQVPIEDVAGAVGDLVAAGKVRHLGLSEAGAGTIRRAHAVHPVTAVQSEYSLWTRDPEPEVLPTCAELGIGFVPFSPLGRGFLTGTVQPGTTFPAGDIRATIPRFAEENQAANQALVDHVRALAEAKGATPGQVALAWLLAQQPWIAPIPGTRRLERVEENAAATTVPLSADDVADLDALAASIGVRGNRYDDAGMGMVGL, encoded by the coding sequence ATGCACGCACGAGCACTCGGCCAGGGACTCCGTGTCTCGGCCATCGGCCTGGGCGCCATGGGCATGTCCCAGAGCTACGGCCCCAACCCCGGCTCCCGGGCCGACATGATCGCCGTCCTGCGAGGCGCCGTCGAGCGCGGGGTCACCTTCGTCGACACCGCGGAGGTCTACGGCCCGTACGCCAACGAGGAGCTCGTCGGGGAGGCGCTCGAACCCGTCCGCGACCAGGTGGTCATCGCGACGAAGTTCGGCTGGCACATCGAGGACGGACGCCCGAACGGGCTGGACAGCCGACCCGAGCAGATCCGCCGGGTGGCCGACGCCTCCCTGCGGCGGCTGCGCACCGACACCATCGACCTCTCCTACCAGCACCGGGTCGACCCCCAGGTCCCGATCGAGGACGTCGCCGGTGCGGTCGGTGACCTGGTGGCCGCCGGCAAGGTGCGCCACCTCGGCCTCTCCGAGGCCGGGGCCGGCACGATCCGCCGGGCGCACGCCGTGCACCCGGTGACCGCCGTGCAGAGCGAGTACTCGCTGTGGACCCGCGACCCCGAGCCCGAGGTGCTGCCCACCTGCGCCGAGCTCGGCATCGGCTTCGTCCCGTTCAGCCCGCTCGGCAGGGGCTTCCTCACCGGGACGGTGCAGCCGGGAACGACCTTCCCCGCCGGTGACATCCGGGCCACGATCCCGCGCTTCGCCGAGGAGAACCAGGCCGCCAACCAGGCGCTGGTGGACCACGTGCGCGCCCTGGCCGAGGCGAAGGGCGCCACGCCCGGCCAGGTCGCGCTCGCGTGGCTGCTCGCGCAGCAGCCCTGGATCGCGCCCATTCCGGGCACCCGCCGGCTCGAGCGGGTCGAGGAGAACGCCGCGGCCACGACCGTGCCGCTCTCCGCCGACGACGTGGCCGACCTCGACGCCCTCGCCGCGAGCATCGGCGTCCGGGGCAACCGGTACGACGACGCCGGCATGGGGATGGTGGGCCTGTGA
- the glgX gene encoding glycogen debranching protein GlgX: MQIWPGRPYPLGATYDGSGTNFAIFSSVAERVELCLIGDRGKETRLELTEVDAHVWHAYLPGAQPGQRYGYRVHGPYEPENGHRCDPSKLLLDPYAKAIDGQIDRDPSLYSYSFDDPDKRNTADSKKHTMYSVVINPYFDWGYDRPPNHEYHDSVVYEAHVKGMTQLHPDVPEELRGTYAGMAHPSVIEHLTTLGVTAVELMPVHQFVNDPHLQEKGLSNYWGYNTIGFFAPHNGFAAYGTRGEQVQEFKTLVKALHEANIEVILDVVYNHTAEGNHMGPTLSFRGIDNASYYRLVEGDEAHYFDTTGTGNSLLMRSPHTLQMIMDSLRYWIEEMHVDGFRFDLASTLARELHAVDRLSAFFDIVQQDPKISQVKLIAEPWDVGEGGYQVGGFPPLWSEWNGKYRDTVRDFWRGEPSTLGEFASRITGSSDLYEHTGRRPVSSVNFVTAHDGFTLRDLVSYNDKHNEANGEGNADGESHNRSWNCGVEGPTDDPEIRALRARQQRNFLTTLLFSQGVPMIAHGDELGRTQDGNNNVYCQDNELAWMDWDLDDERQSLLDFTRAVVQLRKDHPVLRRRRFFAGSPDHGGESDIGDIEWFTHAAEHMSEEDWSVSHARSVMVFLNGQAIPEPDARGERIVDDNVLGLLNAGAEPLEFQLPPAEYGTTWTTALDTSDDEGVGVEHAAGGTVAVPGRTTIVLVSPRAETE, encoded by the coding sequence ATGCAGATCTGGCCTGGTCGTCCCTATCCCCTCGGTGCCACGTACGACGGCAGCGGCACCAACTTCGCCATCTTCTCCTCCGTCGCCGAGCGGGTGGAGCTGTGCCTCATCGGCGACCGGGGCAAGGAGACCCGGCTCGAGCTGACCGAGGTCGACGCCCACGTGTGGCACGCCTACCTCCCCGGCGCCCAGCCCGGACAGCGCTACGGCTACCGCGTCCACGGCCCGTACGAGCCGGAGAACGGCCACCGCTGCGACCCCAGCAAGCTCCTGCTCGACCCCTACGCCAAGGCGATCGACGGCCAGATCGACCGCGACCCATCCCTGTACTCCTACAGCTTCGACGACCCGGACAAGCGCAACACCGCCGACTCCAAGAAGCACACGATGTACTCGGTCGTCATCAACCCCTACTTCGACTGGGGCTACGACCGCCCGCCGAACCACGAGTACCACGACTCCGTCGTCTACGAGGCGCACGTCAAGGGCATGACCCAGCTCCACCCGGACGTCCCGGAGGAGCTGCGCGGTACGTACGCGGGGATGGCGCACCCGTCGGTCATCGAGCACCTCACCACGCTGGGCGTCACCGCCGTCGAGCTCATGCCCGTGCACCAGTTCGTCAACGACCCGCACCTGCAGGAGAAGGGGCTGAGCAACTACTGGGGCTACAACACCATCGGCTTCTTCGCCCCGCACAACGGCTTCGCCGCCTACGGCACCCGCGGTGAGCAGGTCCAGGAGTTCAAGACCCTGGTCAAGGCCCTGCACGAGGCCAACATCGAGGTCATCCTCGACGTCGTCTACAACCACACCGCCGAGGGCAACCACATGGGCCCGACGCTGTCCTTCAGGGGCATCGACAACGCCTCGTACTACCGGCTCGTCGAGGGCGACGAGGCCCACTACTTCGACACGACCGGCACCGGCAACTCGCTGCTCATGCGCTCCCCGCACACGCTGCAGATGATCATGGACTCGCTGCGCTACTGGATCGAGGAGATGCACGTCGACGGCTTCCGCTTCGACCTCGCCTCGACCCTGGCGCGCGAGCTGCACGCCGTGGACCGGCTCTCCGCGTTCTTCGACATCGTCCAGCAGGACCCCAAGATCTCCCAGGTCAAGCTCATCGCCGAGCCGTGGGACGTCGGTGAGGGCGGCTACCAGGTGGGCGGGTTCCCCCCGCTGTGGTCGGAGTGGAACGGCAAGTACCGCGACACCGTCCGGGACTTCTGGCGCGGCGAGCCCTCCACCCTGGGGGAGTTCGCCAGCCGGATCACCGGCTCGTCCGACCTGTACGAGCACACCGGCCGCCGGCCCGTGTCCTCCGTCAACTTCGTCACCGCGCACGACGGGTTCACGCTGCGCGACCTCGTCTCCTACAACGACAAGCACAACGAGGCCAACGGCGAGGGCAACGCCGACGGCGAGTCCCACAACCGGTCCTGGAACTGCGGTGTCGAGGGGCCGACGGACGACCCGGAGATCCGGGCGCTGCGCGCCCGCCAGCAGCGCAACTTCCTCACCACCCTGCTCTTCAGCCAGGGCGTGCCGATGATCGCCCACGGGGACGAGCTCGGCCGCACCCAGGACGGCAACAACAACGTCTACTGCCAGGACAACGAGCTGGCGTGGATGGACTGGGACCTCGACGACGAGCGGCAGTCGCTCCTCGACTTCACCCGCGCCGTCGTCCAGCTCCGCAAGGACCACCCGGTCCTGCGCCGCCGCAGGTTCTTCGCCGGCTCCCCCGACCACGGCGGTGAGTCCGACATCGGCGACATCGAGTGGTTCACCCACGCCGCCGAGCACATGTCCGAGGAGGACTGGTCGGTCTCCCACGCCCGCTCGGTGATGGTGTTCCTCAACGGCCAGGCGATCCCCGAGCCGGACGCTCGCGGCGAGCGCATCGTCGACGACAACGTCCTCGGGCTGCTCAACGCCGGCGCCGAGCCGCTGGAGTTCCAGCTGCCCCCGGCGGAGTACGGCACCACCTGGACGACCGCGCTGGACACCTCCGACGACGAGGGCGTCGGTGTCGAGCACGCCGCCGGCGGGACCGTCGCCGTGCCGGGACGCACCACCATCGTCCTGGTCAGCCCGCGCGCGGAGACCGAGTGA